The Hippea alviniae EP5-r region AACGCCTAATAGTGGTTTATTCATAATACTCCTCGCTAATCGTAGTGTAATATTTTTTAGCTAAGGATTTTGGCGTGCCTTTCTGCGGCAAATCTTCAACCTTGTATTTTATCTTTTTCTGCTTGAAGTATATCTCTATCTCATCACCCATCTTTACTTCATAGGATGCTTTTGCTTTTTTTGAGTTTACGAACACAAAACCTTCATCGCACATCTGCTTTGCAACAGTTCTGCGCTTTATTATTCTTGACTCCTTCAAGAACTGGTCTAATCTCATTTTAGATAAATCTCGATGTCACTTCTTGCCCTAACAAGCTTCAGCCAGCTTTTTAGCTTTGAATTTATGCGTTTGTCTATAAGAATATTTCTTATCTGTTGATCTATGTCTTCAGCTTCTTTTATCTTTATAAGTTTTACTATGTAAAATCTGCCTTCTGACTCTATTATATTTGTATGTTCGCCACTCTTTAGGCTTAGAATCTGGCTTTGAAGATACGGGTTTAGAGCAGAAATAGGCACATCCCTTGTCTTATCTTTGGTTAAAGAGTATTTTTCAAGGAGTTTGTAAAAATCTTTACCCTTTTGAAGGAGTTTATATACCTTTTGGGCTTTCTTTAGACTGTCTAAGGTTATTATGCTTAAGACGGCAATCTTGTTTGAGCTTGAAAGCTCGTTTTTGTGCAGCTTATAGTAATTTTTTATATCCTGCTCTGTTATCTTTATTGAAGGTAAAAACACCTTTCGTGCAAACTTTATCCTGTAAAGTATTAGTCTTACACCTTCCTTGTAATAGTCAAAATCTATACCGCTTGCCTTTATCTTGTTTATAAACTCTTCTGTGCTTAGGTTATTTTGAGCTGCAAGGTTTTCTATGTATCTTTCAACATCATCATCGCTTATTGTTATGCCAACATTCTCTGCATACTCTTTTATCAGATAATCATCTATCACTCTGTTTAATAGTTCTTGCGGTTTTTTTGCATTGTAAAATCCGGCTATGTTTTTAAGCTCATACAGGGTTATCGGTTTGCCATCGACTGTTGCCACGATTTTATCAACAAGAGTAGCGGCGTTTGGTAGGCTCGTTAACCCAAAGAAAACCACAACCAAAACAATCAAAATTTTTTTCATCTTCGTCTCTCCATCTTTGTTATCTGTTTCTGCACTCAAAACCACACATTATCAAACATAACTATACAAAAAAAACGATTTTTAGCAAGAAGTTTCTTGAAAAGGAAGGATGTTTTATATATCTTTTAGCGTGCAGGGAGGTAGCAAAAATGTATGATTGCATCGAAGCTATAAAACAGAAAAGGCTAAAGAAGATAAACGGTGAGACTTTCTTGGTTTCTGAGAAGCATATCTTAAAGGCTCGAAATGGTGATGAGTATGTTGGGTTGAAGCTTAAAGACAGAAGCGGAATTATCGATGCTAAAATTTGGAACAATCTGCTGCATCTGAAGGATAAATTTGAAGCTGGCGATTTTGTGAAGATTACGGGTGAGAGCAACTATTACAACGATAACTGGCAGGTGATTATAAAGGATTTGGAAAGGGTTGAAGAAGAAGATGTGGATAAGAAGGCGTTTTTACCATCGACACAGAAGGATATAAGCAAGCTGCAGAGCGAACTTTTGGGCCTTATAGATTCTGTAAAGCATCCAGGATTAAAAAAATTGCTTGAAGAGATATTTACAGATGAAGAGTTCTTTGAGCGTTTCAGTCATGCACCAGCTGCAAAGACGATGCATCATGCCTATGTTGGCGGTTTGATTGAGCACACTGTATCGGTTGGAAAGCTTGCAAGTCAGGTTGCTTTAGCCTATAAGGATATAGACAGGGATTTGCTTGTAAGTTGTGCACTCCTGCACGACATAGGAAAGGTGTATGAGCTTGACCCTATGACATTTAATTACACAACGGAAGGCAGATTGATAGGCCACATTGTTATAGGCTATACGATTGTTCACGACAAGATAAAAGCTTTAGGGCTTTTGAATCGAGAAAAAGAGATGTTGCTTTTGCACTGCATTTTGGCTCATCATGGAGAGTATGAGTATGGTTCTCCTAAGAAACCAAAAACAAAAGAAGCTGTGCTCATGAATATGATAGATATGCTGGATTCAAGGATGCAGCCGGTGGTTGATGCAAAGGTTGATGAGAGTAGCGGATGGAGTGATTTGATAAAAATCATAGGAAAGGCGATATATGCACCAAAGAAGTCAAAAGAGCTCCTTTAGATACATAGCATTTGAAGGTATCGATGGTTCTGGTAAGACAACTCAGGCTAAGCTGTTTGTGGAGTTTTTAAAAAGGGAAGGTAAGAGTGTCTTTTTTGTTAGGGAGCCTTACAACGAGAAGTTGAGAAATATTCTGCTTAACGAGAACTTCAACGACAAAGCCAAACTGTTTATGTTTTTGGCAGACAGAAGTGAGCTTGCAGATTTGATTTTTGAAAAGTTAAAAGAGAGTATTGTTGTAAGTGATAGAAGTTTTTTCTCAACACTTGCGTATCAAGGATATGGCGACAAGATGGATGTTGAGTTTCTCTTTGAGTTGAACATGTTTGCTTTGGAAGGCTTAAAGCCGGATGTTGTTTTTTGCATTGATATACCGGTTGAGATTATGCATAAGCGTATCAAAAGCAGGGATTTTATCGAGTCAAAGGGTGATGATTTTTTTAGAAGGGTTAGGGATGGTTATTTAGGGCTTGGAAAATTTTGTGAAAATTACTTTATCGTTGATGGTTCGAGAAGTGAAAATATGGTTTTTGAAGAGATTGTGGGTATATGGAAGGGTTTGATAGGTTCTCAAGCTTTATCTTGAAAGATGCAACGATAGATGATGCCATAGGTTTTGCCAAAGAGCTTGGTGTTGAAGATAAAAATATTGTCTCTTTTGATAAGCTAAAGATAGACGATGTAAGAGAGATTAAAAATAGATGCGAAGTGTTGCATGATAAGAAGATTGCGTTTGTATTTGGTGATATTGGTTTTGATGCGCAGAATGCACTGCTTAAGTTGACCGAAGAGCCGCCAGAGAATACATTTTTTATCTTTTATAAGCCAGAAAACCTGCTTGATACGATATACTCTCGCTGTCAGGTTGTCTCAATAAAGAGAGAAAAGGATTTTGTTGATGATGAACTAAAGAGTGTGATTGAAGGAGACGATGAAGGCTTGCTTAAGTATCTGCTTTCCTGTGAGTCGTTTTCAAAGGAAGAGATGCTTGTCCTTTTGAAAAAGCTCCTTTTTTATTTTTCAGAGAAGAAGGATGCAAAAGGTGTTGGAAGGATTGTTGAGTTTTTAAAAACATATAGAGAGTTTAATCTAAACAAGAGATTGTTGCTTATCAACATATATCTCACACTGCGGGGTGGACATGAAAATAGCTATTGTTGAGTTTATGAGAGTTGGACAGCTCTATCCTTATACATTTGAAGAAGAGTTAAAACCGGGTGATAGGGTTGTTGCAGAGTATGAGCGTGGCGTTGCGTTGGGCAAGGTTGTTAAGGTTTATGAAGCAGAGTATATCGAAGATGATATAAAGCCAATAATAAGAAAAGCGACAGAAGAAGATTTTCAGATATACGAAGAGAACAAGAAGCTATCCGAAGAGGCGTTCAAGATTTGCAAAAAAGAGATAGAGAACTTCAATCTCAATATGAAGCTTGTAAAAGTTGAATACATGATGGATAGAAAGAAGATAGTGTTCTATTTCACTTCACCTACTCGGGTTGATTTTAGAGCTTTGGTTAAAAAGCTTGCGTCCATATTTAAAACGAGAATAGAGATGCGTCAGATTGGCGTAAGAGATGAAGCCAGAATGCTTGGCGGACTTGGTCTGTGTGGCGATGAGCTCTGCTGTGCCCGTTTTTTAAGGACATTCAATCCTGTTTCTATGAAAATGACAAAGCAGCAGAATTTAAACATAAATGTTAAGAAGATTTCCGGAGCTTGTGGCAGGTTGATGTGCTGTTTGTGGTATGAACATGAGATGTATGAAGAGTTCTTAAAGATAGCACCGCCGATGGACTCATTGGCTAAAGCAGGTGATGTGGAAGGCAGGGTTGTTTACATAAATCCTATCAAGAAAACTGTTATTTTAAGAACGCAGGAAGGTTTGATGGTTGAAGTTGGTGCTTTTGATGTTGAAGTGCTTGAAGCACCAGAGATTACAGAAGAGAACAATAATGAAGAGATGGAAGGAGAAGAGATATGAAAAAATACTACATAACAACACCGATTTACTATGTTAACGATGTGCCGCATATTGGACACTCATATACAACTTTGGCCGCTGATACGCTTGCAAGATACAGGAGATTGCTCGGAGATGATGTTTTCTTTTTGACAGGCACAGATGAGCATGGACAGAAGATTCAGAAGGCTGCAAAGCAGATTGGCTTACAACCAAAACAGCTTGCCGATAAAGTCGTTGAGAATTTTAAAAAGCTGTGGGAGAGACTGGATATAACCAATGATTTCTTTGTAAGAACAACCGATGATTATCACGAAAAGTGCGTTCAGGAAGCGTTTGAATACATTTACAAAAAGGGTGATATATACAAGGGTGAGTATGAAGGCTGGTATTGTATTCCATGTGAGAGCTATTACTCAGAGATTGAGATAGGAGAAGACAAAACCTGTCCCGTCTGCGGAAGAAAACTTGACCTTGTAAAGGAAGAGAGCTATTTCTTTAGGCTTTCTGCTTATCAGGATAAACTGCTTGATTTTTATGAGAAAAACCCAAATTTTGTTATTCCACAGACTCGCTATAACGAGATAAAGAGCTTTGTTAAGATGGGATTAAAGGATTTAAGCATCACAAGAACATCGTTCGATTGGGGTGTTCCTGTTCCATTTGACGATAAGCATGTCATATATGTCTGGTTTGATGCGCTGTTGAATTATGTCAGTGCGATAGGTTGCAGAAAGGGTGATTTTGATAGTATATGGCCTGCTGATGTTCACTTTGTTGGTAAGGATATTTTGAGATTCCATGCAGTATATTGGCCTGCCTTCTTGATGGCTTTGGATCTGCCACTGCCCAAGCATGTTGTCGCACACGGTTGGTGGACTGTTGATGGTAAAAAGATGAGTAAATCTTTGGGTAATGTTGTTGACCCAAACGAGATGATAGAGAAGTATCCAAGAGACGCTTACAGATACTTTCTTTTAAGAAATGTACCGTTTGGTTTAGATGGCGACTTCTCTGAAAGGGAATTGATCGAAAGGATAAACTCTGACCTTGTAAACGATTTTGGCAATCTTCTAAACAGAAGCTTGACAATGATGGAGAAGTATTCAGCCGGCAGAGTGAAAAGGCCGCAGGCGGTATCTGATGAGACATTGAGAAACCTTGCATCTGAAACCTTTGAAAAGGTCAAAAAACATCTTGATGTGTTTAGGTTTGATGAAGCGTTAATAGACATATTCGATTTTATAAAGTCTGCAAACAAGTATATAACCGTAAAAGAGCCGTGGACTCTTAAAAAGCAGGGCAAGGAAGATGAGCTTGGCGAAGTTTTGTATATGCTCTATGCGTCGCTTAAGTTTATAGCGGGTATTATAAGACCGTTTTTGCCAGATGCTGCGGCTAAGATGAGCCAGATGTTGGGTATAAAGGGTGATGAGAAGATTGATTACTATTTAGATTTTTATAATGTTGACGAAGCAGAGGTTAAAAGAAGCGGTGTTCTGTTTAAAAGGATAGATCAGAAAGAGAAAGAAGAGAAAAAGGAAGAGAAAGAGAAGAGAATTTCGATAGATGAGTTTTTCAATGTTCAGCTTAAGGTTGCAAAGGTACTGGAAGCTGAAGCTGTTGAAAAATCTAAAAAATTGCTTAAACTTAAAATA contains the following coding sequences:
- a CDS encoding PSP1 domain-containing protein, whose translation is MKIAIVEFMRVGQLYPYTFEEELKPGDRVVAEYERGVALGKVVKVYEAEYIEDDIKPIIRKATEEDFQIYEENKKLSEEAFKICKKEIENFNLNMKLVKVEYMMDRKKIVFYFTSPTRVDFRALVKKLASIFKTRIEMRQIGVRDEARMLGGLGLCGDELCCARFLRTFNPVSMKMTKQQNLNINVKKISGACGRLMCCLWYEHEMYEEFLKIAPPMDSLAKAGDVEGRVVYINPIKKTVILRTQEGLMVEVGAFDVEVLEAPEITEENNNEEMEGEEI
- the metG gene encoding methionine--tRNA ligase, which encodes MKKYYITTPIYYVNDVPHIGHSYTTLAADTLARYRRLLGDDVFFLTGTDEHGQKIQKAAKQIGLQPKQLADKVVENFKKLWERLDITNDFFVRTTDDYHEKCVQEAFEYIYKKGDIYKGEYEGWYCIPCESYYSEIEIGEDKTCPVCGRKLDLVKEESYFFRLSAYQDKLLDFYEKNPNFVIPQTRYNEIKSFVKMGLKDLSITRTSFDWGVPVPFDDKHVIYVWFDALLNYVSAIGCRKGDFDSIWPADVHFVGKDILRFHAVYWPAFLMALDLPLPKHVVAHGWWTVDGKKMSKSLGNVVDPNEMIEKYPRDAYRYFLLRNVPFGLDGDFSERELIERINSDLVNDFGNLLNRSLTMMEKYSAGRVKRPQAVSDETLRNLASETFEKVKKHLDVFRFDEALIDIFDFIKSANKYITVKEPWTLKKQGKEDELGEVLYMLYASLKFIAGIIRPFLPDAAAKMSQMLGIKGDEKIDYYLDFYNVDEAEVKRSGVLFKRIDQKEKEEKKEEKEKRISIDEFFNVQLKVAKVLEAEAVEKSKKLLKLKIDIGEEKPRTLVAGLKEFYKPEELVGRYIIVVANLKPAKLMGIESNGMLLAAKDGKNLALLTVEKPVKPGASIS
- a CDS encoding peptidyl-prolyl cis-trans isomerase, which encodes MKKILIVLVVVFFGLTSLPNAATLVDKIVATVDGKPITLYELKNIAGFYNAKKPQELLNRVIDDYLIKEYAENVGITISDDDVERYIENLAAQNNLSTEEFINKIKASGIDFDYYKEGVRLILYRIKFARKVFLPSIKITEQDIKNYYKLHKNELSSSNKIAVLSIITLDSLKKAQKVYKLLQKGKDFYKLLEKYSLTKDKTRDVPISALNPYLQSQILSLKSGEHTNIIESEGRFYIVKLIKIKEAEDIDQQIRNILIDKRINSKLKSWLKLVRARSDIEIYLK
- a CDS encoding 3'-5' exoribonuclease YhaM family protein; translation: MYDCIEAIKQKRLKKINGETFLVSEKHILKARNGDEYVGLKLKDRSGIIDAKIWNNLLHLKDKFEAGDFVKITGESNYYNDNWQVIIKDLERVEEEDVDKKAFLPSTQKDISKLQSELLGLIDSVKHPGLKKLLEEIFTDEEFFERFSHAPAAKTMHHAYVGGLIEHTVSVGKLASQVALAYKDIDRDLLVSCALLHDIGKVYELDPMTFNYTTEGRLIGHIVIGYTIVHDKIKALGLLNREKEMLLLHCILAHHGEYEYGSPKKPKTKEAVLMNMIDMLDSRMQPVVDAKVDESSGWSDLIKIIGKAIYAPKKSKELL
- a CDS encoding DNA polymerase III subunit delta': MEGFDRFSSFILKDATIDDAIGFAKELGVEDKNIVSFDKLKIDDVREIKNRCEVLHDKKIAFVFGDIGFDAQNALLKLTEEPPENTFFIFYKPENLLDTIYSRCQVVSIKREKDFVDDELKSVIEGDDEGLLKYLLSCESFSKEEMLVLLKKLLFYFSEKKDAKGVGRIVEFLKTYREFNLNKRLLLINIYLTLRGGHENSYC
- a CDS encoding RNA-binding S4 domain-containing protein gives rise to the protein MRLDQFLKESRIIKRRTVAKQMCDEGFVFVNSKKAKASYEVKMGDEIEIYFKQKKIKYKVEDLPQKGTPKSLAKKYYTTISEEYYE
- the tmk gene encoding dTMP kinase, with the translated sequence MHQRSQKSSFRYIAFEGIDGSGKTTQAKLFVEFLKREGKSVFFVREPYNEKLRNILLNENFNDKAKLFMFLADRSELADLIFEKLKESIVVSDRSFFSTLAYQGYGDKMDVEFLFELNMFALEGLKPDVVFCIDIPVEIMHKRIKSRDFIESKGDDFFRRVRDGYLGLGKFCENYFIVDGSRSENMVFEEIVGIWKGLIGSQALS